From Coffea arabica cultivar ET-39 chromosome 2e, Coffea Arabica ET-39 HiFi, whole genome shotgun sequence, the proteins below share one genomic window:
- the LOC113726046 gene encoding auxin-repressed 12.5 kDa protein — MVLIDKLWDDVIAGPQPERGLGKLRKLPTQPLNVKTDGGAGEASSSKYQRSMSMPPSPATPATPGTPTTPSPTAARKENVWRSVFHPGSNIATKGLGSDLFDKPQPNSPTVYDWLYSGETRSKHR, encoded by the exons ATGGTTCTGATAGACAAGCTGTGGGATGATGTTATAGCCGGACCTCAACCTGAACGTGGCCTGGGAAAGCTAAGGAAGCTCCCCACCCAGCCCTTGAACGTCAAAACCG ATGGGGGGGCAGGTGAAGCTAGCAGCAGCAAGTATCAGAGGTCCATGTCTATGCCACCCAGTCCTGCAACCCCGGCAACTCCGGGAACACCAACCACTCCGTCGCCGACGGCAGCCCGCAAAGAGAATGTGTGGAGGAGTGTTTTTCACCCGGGGAGTAACATTGCTACCAAGGGGCTTGGATCAGATCTGTTTGACAAGCCTCAGCCTAACTCTCCCACTGTCTATGACTG GCTCTACAGTGGGGAGACTAGGAGCAAACATCGCTGA